In Xylocopa sonorina isolate GNS202 chromosome 3, iyXylSono1_principal, whole genome shotgun sequence, one genomic interval encodes:
- the Su(tpl) gene encoding suppressor of Triplolethal — protein MAALVAGVQYGLSSHSNFHENKSLIFVKLTDSAQRAIEDFLRNRNKTNQNPTIRFLGNKGQLSFPSTQSSHGSAGFTFSLSGNQDIEGPQGGFECIQQTGPKHLESLGALPCKMRIQANDDVYETTRHRISVAEENNKNKCTRVIKPNGPDIGRTVKLKATGRVIASPSNSRHRESASIPTSGSQPRLSSSYKPVASNPPAARNQPEKKVSDIMRRPLKERLIHLLALRPYKKPELYDRINREGIKDRERTVMTTILKQVAFMRDNTYHLHRYVWNDVQEDWPYYTEQEKAMLKRRKPQNLTPPGSSDGGSSGSGQSPNSTHPGSPPAITAPPPSLLNNKRPGYYQGNDGLPTKRPRISHYKKPEPNTGSSNTGDNGRTAVSGGNSNSVSVVSGGAGGSSGNGGSGGNGGGAVDGWDQRQHQRDRRGDYRPERTANSDVLRGGSYGNGKPCLTPTSDSEDAGHAGHRDGNVAGTGASGNQASSNAATGHNSHNSVAHSNSLTGGRHHHVGKATTLSADGNAGSSVDYMARSMPSAASDGGSASSYSGSSNGVLADRRDRSDRNDRGRAGDRDRESRKRNNGTAGNSYNDLSVTDYSTNEDNTVTTTTCNLELPESPKSSEYPDYLTYYTTISSAEQRKRYKAEFNADYEEYRRLHAQVAKVSKRFTQLQDRLKQEETSGNWDEYEEIRRQILHEYNETKRDPVHKETKRRFHYLHEKLSHIKRLVLEYDTQNCTGSMMTTNSNNADGSNEIKEMDSLHY, from the exons CAACTCTCCTTTCCATCCACGCAATCCAGCCATGGATCGGCAGGCTTTACGTTCAGCCTCTCCGGCAATCAAGACATCGAGGGTCCTCAGGGTGGCTTCGAATGCATCCAGCAGACCGGCCCTAA GCACCTGGAGAGCCTTGGCGCATTGCCGTGCAAGATGCGGATACAGGCGAACGACGACGTCTACGAGACGACCAGGCATCGGATCTCCGTCGCCGAGGAGAATAACAAGAACAAATG CACCAGGGTGATCAAGCCGAATGGACCCGATATAGGACGCACGGTGAAGCTGAAGGCGACCGGAAGAGTTATAGCGTCGCCATCGAATTCGAGGCATCGGGAGTCGGCGAGCATTCCAACTTCCGGCAGTCAGCCGAGACTGTCTTCCTCTTACAAGCCGGTCGCGAGTAATCCACCTGCGGCACGGAATCAACCGGAGAAGAAGGTCTCCGACATCATGCGCAGGCCGTTGAA GGAGAGGCTGATCCATCTCCTCGCTTTGAGGCCATACAAAAAGCCTGAGCTGTACGATCGCATAAATAGAG AGGGCATAAAGGACCGGGAACGCACCGTCATGACGACGATTTTGAAACAGGTCGCTTTTATGAGGGACAACACGTACCATCTGCATAGGTACGTCTGGAACGATGTGCAAGAAGACTGGCCTTATTACACCGAACAGGAAAAGGCGATGCTGAAGAGAAGGAAACCTCAGAATCTTACTCCTCCGGGTTCCAGCGACGGTGGATCCAGCG GTAGCGGACAATCGCCAAACTCCACTCACCCAGGATCACCGCCGGCGATCACAGCGCCGCCTCCCTCGTTGCTGAACAACAAGCGACCGGGTTATTACCAGGGTAACGACGGGCTCCCGACGAAGAGACCGCGGATATCACATTATAAGAAACCAGAGCCGAACACCGGCTCGTCGAACACCGGGGATAACGGAAGGACGGCTGTCAGTGGTGGTAATAGTAATAGTGTTAGTGTCGTTTCCGGTGGAGCCGGTGGTAGTAGTGGTAACGGTGGGAGTGGTGGTAACGGCGGTGGTGCGGTTGACGGGTGGGACCAGAGGCAGCATCAGCGCGATCGCCGTGGCGATTATCGGCCCGAAAGAACAGCGAACAGTGATGTGCTACGGGGTGGCAGCTACGGGAACGGAAAACCGTGCCTGACGCCGACCAGTGACAGTGAGGATGCCGGGCACGCTGGCCATCGTGACGGAAACGTCGCGGGCACCGGCGCATCCGGGAACCAAGCCAGCAGCAACGCGGCCACCGGCCATAATTCTCATAATAGTGTAGCCCATAGTAATTCTTTGACCGGCGGTCGTCATCACCATGTCGGTAAGGCGACGACCCTCAGTGCCGACGGGAATGCCGGCTCGTCCGTGGATTACATGGCGCGTTCGATGCCCAGTGCCGCGAGTGACGGTGGTAGTGCTAGTAGTTACAGTGGTAGTTCGAACGGAGTACTGGCCGACAGGAGAGACAGGAGCGACAGGAACGACAGGGGTAGAGCTGGTGACAGGGATCGCGAATCGAGAAAGAGGAACAACGGAACGGCTGGTAACTCGTACAACGACCTGTCCGTTACCGACTATTCCACCAACGAGGACAACACCGTCACCACGACGACCTGCAACCTCGAATTGCCGGAGAGCCCTAAATCGTCGGAGTACCCGGACTACCTCAC GTATTACACGACAATAAGCAGCGCGGAACAAAGGAAACGTTACAAGGCGGAATTCAATGCGGATTACGAGGAGTATCGAAGGTTGCACGCTCAAGTTGCGAAGGTATCGAAACGGTTCACGCAACTTCAGGACCGCCTGAAACAAGAAGAGACCTCTGGAAATTgggacgaatacgag GAGATTAGGCGGCAAATTCTACACGAGTATAACGAAACTAAACGGGATCCTGTACATAAAGAGACGAAACGTCGTTTCCACTATCTACACGAGAAGCTTAGCCATATCAAGCGGCTGGTGTTGGAATACGACACGCAAAACTGTACCGGCAGCATGATGACCACGAATAGCAACAACGCCGATGGTAGCAACGAAATCAAGGAGATGGACAGTTTGCACTACTGA